Part of the Pangasianodon hypophthalmus isolate fPanHyp1 chromosome 9, fPanHyp1.pri, whole genome shotgun sequence genome is shown below.
CATGGTGGTGTCGAGTAAACACAACGgcctgtgtgtttttaaaggtgTGTTGCAGATTAAAGCTGTGAGTGCTGGAGTGGTGGTCATTGAGGGAACAGAGGCCAAACGGTTCCTCTCTATGAGTGATGATGGCAAGCTGTACGGATCAGTAAGTGCATTATCTACAAATAATAACCAAACTTGATACACCTACCCTGTAACTGTAACAGCACTTGCTATCAGGTAAACCTACCAACATACAGaagagtgacaaattaaaagaaaatcccGAATAAATAAGTGGAGAAACATGAGTGCAGGTGTAGTGCATGATACAATTAAGTAAAAAGtgaaatccaccctgaatgacttgcatatcagtatttataatcaatatgtgatcttcagttgtgcaaaagatttattttgtaaagaaattcttagttgattttttaaatttaaacttcTTTTAATCGCATGTTGCTCTATTTTCCCGTTGGCAAACAggttcctacattacccacaatgctgttcgactacctgctgatagtggcagTAACAGGATTTAGCTCTTGATTCATCTCTACTTAAAAGCTGTTGTTTTGGCTTGTGGTGGCTCAAcgccttactaagacactttgttggttttcctttaattgGTCACCCATCTGTAGATCACAAGGTAGCAGCTGGATAATTATGCTTAACACCATTGGGATCATGGGATGGTGATAAAATCTACTtaattgtgtgtgcattttgCAGCTGTCAGTAACTGATGAAAGTCACTTCCTGGAGAAGCTGGAGGAGAACAACTACAACACGTACAAGTCCCAAAAGTACGGCCCAAACTGGTATGTCGGAATAAAAAAGAACGGAAAACCAAAGCGAGGCTCGAGGACACACACTGGACAACAGGCCATTTTCTTTCTACCTCAGCAGGAGGATCAAGGAAGAGACTAAAATATGCTTTAACAGATGTTCTTCGGTTAACTTCAATCACACAAAATATAGAGTGCTTCATTTCCTGTGACAGCTGCATCAGCGTCCTGTAGCAAACAATTCACGTGTGGAAACACTTTACTGTAGACAAATATTTATGTTTGCCAACatatgagactttttttttttaatcaaacctCATATGAATCCTGAATGTACAGAGCTAGCCTTACTGAAGGTTTACTTCatttttatctaatattatgtTGAGAATGATGTTCATCTCTTTTTATTGTCGAATGTACTCTCTCTATTGATTATGACTGCAAATACACTCTCTATATAGACTGATATGTTTACCATGATTCTCTAGGGAGAAATATTTGCACCCATTGTGAGGGATCACTGAAATTGCATGCAATCAAAACAATTTCATGATCATCTAATCctagagggggaaaaaaaaaaacttgttctGCATTCTAGACTATCTACATATTCACTACAACATTTAACATCACAATTGTGTAGATGAActatgagaaataaaatgtgaagtgtgtcaattatattttatatttaaatcaaaAAGGCATTCTTAATTTACTCTGTATTATTCGGTCAGTGTTTGTAGGAGAGAACGGGAGTCTGTGGGAGTGAATAGGGGGGTCAGCGTGTCTTTGGGAGTGAATACAGGCAGTCAGAGAGTCTGTGGGAGTGAATACCCGGCATTCAGAGAGTCTATGGGAGTGAATAGGGGGgtcagagtgtctgtgggagtgaaCAGGGGGgtcagagtgtctgtgggagtgaaTAGGGGAgtcagagtgtctgtgggagtgaaCAGGGGGgtcagagtgtctgtgggagtgaaTAGGGGGgtcagagtgtctgtgggagtgaaTAGGGGAgtcagagtgtctgtgggagtgaaCAGGGGGgtcagagtgtctgtgggagtgaaCAGGGGGgtcagagtgtctgtgggagtgaaTAGGGGGgtcagagtgtctgtgggagtgaaTACAGGCAgtcagagtgtctgtgggagtgaaCAGGGGAgtcagagtgtctgtgggagtgaaTACAGGCAGTCAGTGTCTTTGGGAGTGAATAGGGGGgtcagagtgtctgtgggagtgaaCAGGGGGgtcagagtgtctgtgggagtgaaCAGGGGGgtcagagtgtctgtgggagtgaaCAGGGGAgtcagagtgtctgtgggagtgaaCAGGGGAgtcagagtgtctgtgggagtgaaTACAGGCAGTCAGTGTCTTTGGGAGTGAATAGGGGGgtcagagtgtctgtgggagtgaaCAGGGGGgtcagagtgtctgtgggagtgaaCAGGGGGgtcagagtgtctgtgggagtgaaCAGGGGGgtcagagtgtctgtgggagtgaaCAGGGGGgtcagagtgtctgtgggagtgaaCAGGGGAgtcagagtgtctgtgggagtgaaTACAGGCAgtcagagtgtctgtgggagtgaaTAGGGGGgtcagagtgtctgtgggagtgaaTACAGGCAgtcagagtgtctgtgggagtgaaTAGGGCAgtcagagtgtctgtgggagtgaaTAGGGGGgtcagagtgtctgtgggagtgaaTAGGGGGgtcagagtgtctgtgggagtgaaTACAGGCAgtcagagtgtctgtgggagtgaaTAGGGGGgtcagagtgtctgtgggagtgaaTAGGGGGgtcagagtgtctgtgggagtgaaTACAGGCAgtcagagtgtctgtgggagtgaaTACAGGCAgtcagagtgtctgtgggagtgaaTACAGGCAgtcagagtgtctgtgggagtgaaTACAGGCAgtcagagtgtctgtgggagtgaaTAGGGGGgtcagagtgtctgtgggagtgaaTAGGGGGgtcagagtgtctgtgggagtgaaTAGGGGGgtcagagtgtctgtgggagtgaaTACAGGCAgtcagagtgtctgtgggagtgaaTACAGGCAgtcagagtgtctgtgggagtgaaTAGGGGGgtcagagtgtctgtgggagtgaaTAGGGGAgtcagagtgtctgtgggagtgaaTAGGGGAgtcagagtgtctgtgggagtgaaTACAGGCAgtcagagtgtctgtgggagtgaaTACAGGCAgtcagagtgtctgtgggagtgaaTACAGGCAgtcagagtgtctgtgggagtgaaTGGTCACGCTTTGGGTGGGCAGGGGATTTAAAGAAAGTGCTTGCGTCCAGCTCTACACTGAACAATgattaaatacatacaaaaatgtaattgtgtTATTGACCAGAGAGCCATTAAGACACGAGTGATGTCGCTATAGAAGCAATGtttattaaaagttattttgcACAAGTGTAAACATATAAACCACATTATACCACACTGTGCAGAACTATTTCATCAACATGCATGTCACGGAAACTTAATAAGAAAATCAACAAGACAGTGGGTTATCTACTGATACTTTTGGCATTATAAAT
Proteins encoded:
- the fgf1a gene encoding putative fibroblast growth factor 1, producing MTEVEITAHVSHSADKLNLSGLNHTELRRLYCMNGGYHLQLLPEGSVRGSREEHDPYSVLQIKAVSAGVVVIEGTEAKRFLSMSDDGKLYGSLSVTDESHFLEKLEENNYNTYKSQKYGPNWYVGIKKNGKPKRGSRTHTGQQAIFFLPQQEDQGRD